The following proteins come from a genomic window of Candidatus Saccharibacteria bacterium oral taxon 488:
- the arcA gene encoding arginine deiminase gives MDPLHITSEIGRLKAVLLHRPGEELENLTPDYLTDLLFDDIPYLQVAQKEHDAFAGVLRDHGVEVLYLDQLVTEALYTDQLREQFVDEMLANSKQGSRRVTRVLRQFLLDLPTNAMVRKIMAGVRKDEITLPPDQHQQLHNMIEKNHYPFYLDPMPNLYFTRDPAATIGHGLTINKMHWPARRRESLFMRYIIDHHPRFANKNVPVWYDRHEKFSIEGGDELVLSSEVMAIGVSERTTAEAIEKMATKLFAGSGFKKVVAMEIPKSHAFMHLDTVFTMIDRDKFTIHPEIRDRGGKMNCFVLEKVEGQPFPRITHETDLEHVLRVALGLPSVTLIECGGGDPIAAAREQWNDGSNTLAIAPGVVVTYDRNYVTNQKLREHGVEVIEVSGAELGRGRGGPRCMSMPLVREDV, from the coding sequence ATGGATCCATTACATATTACATCAGAAATTGGCCGACTCAAGGCGGTGCTGTTGCATCGTCCGGGCGAAGAATTAGAAAACTTAACACCAGACTACTTGACTGATCTGCTGTTTGACGACATTCCGTATTTGCAGGTCGCCCAAAAGGAGCATGATGCGTTTGCTGGGGTGCTGCGTGATCACGGTGTCGAGGTGTTGTATCTCGATCAGCTGGTGACCGAAGCGCTATATACTGATCAACTACGTGAGCAGTTTGTTGATGAAATGTTGGCAAATTCGAAGCAAGGGTCACGCCGCGTCACCAGGGTGCTGCGCCAGTTCCTGCTGGATCTACCGACGAACGCGATGGTGCGTAAAATTATGGCTGGTGTGCGCAAGGATGAGATCACGCTGCCGCCAGACCAGCACCAGCAATTGCATAATATGATTGAGAAAAATCACTATCCATTCTATCTCGATCCAATGCCAAATCTATACTTTACCCGCGACCCAGCTGCGACCATCGGTCATGGTCTGACGATCAACAAGATGCACTGGCCAGCGCGTCGCCGTGAGTCGCTGTTCATGCGCTACATCATTGATCATCATCCGCGGTTTGCTAATAAGAATGTGCCGGTGTGGTATGATCGTCACGAAAAGTTCTCAATCGAAGGTGGCGATGAGCTGGTATTGAGCAGTGAAGTGATGGCCATCGGCGTATCGGAGCGCACCACGGCTGAGGCGATTGAAAAGATGGCGACGAAACTGTTTGCTGGCTCTGGCTTTAAGAAAGTCGTTGCCATGGAGATTCCAAAGTCGCACGCCTTCATGCACCTGGACACGGTATTTACTATGATTGATCGGGACAAGTTTACCATTCATCCAGAAATCCGCGATCGTGGCGGCAAGATGAATTGTTTCGTATTGGAAAAGGTTGAGGGTCAGCCGTTCCCGCGCATTACGCATGAGACGGATCTCGAGCATGTCTTGCGAGTAGCCTTGGGCCTACCGAGCGTTACCCTGATCGAATGTGGCGGCGGCGATCCGATCGCAGCAGCCCGCGAGCAGTGGAACGACGGCTCCAATACCTTGGCGATTGCGCCGGGCGTGGTGGTGACGTATGACCGCAACTACGTCACCAACCAAAAACTGCGCGAGCACGGCGTTGAAGTTATTGAAGTCAGCGGTGCTGAGCTTGGTCGCGGCCGCGGCGGTCCGCGCTGTATGAGTATGCCGCTAGTACGGGAGGATGTATAA
- a CDS encoding YbhB/YbcL family Raf kinase inhibitor-like protein translates to MKIASPAFAENAKIPKVYSKLGGNQRPPLEISDVPTDAKSLVVVCHDPDAPGRDGFYHWTVWNLPSKTTEITSESLSLGAVEGVTSWGRPGWGGPQPPFGTHRYQFYVYALNTTLDLPSDTKPKELIAALTPHTIDQAMLTGKFGVLDILRRSS, encoded by the coding sequence ATGAAAATTGCTAGTCCTGCGTTCGCCGAAAACGCTAAAATACCAAAAGTTTACTCCAAGCTCGGCGGCAACCAACGCCCGCCGCTCGAGATCAGCGACGTGCCAACAGACGCCAAAAGTCTGGTAGTTGTCTGCCATGACCCTGATGCGCCTGGGCGCGATGGATTTTATCATTGGACGGTTTGGAATTTGCCGAGCAAAACCACTGAAATTACTAGCGAGTCACTGTCCCTAGGCGCCGTCGAAGGGGTTACCAGTTGGGGCCGTCCTGGTTGGGGCGGGCCGCAGCCGCCGTTTGGCACACACCGCTATCAATTTTACGTGTACGCGCTGAACACGACACTGGACTTACCAAGCGACACCAAACCAAAAGAGCTCATCGCTGCCCTCACGCCGCACACCATCGACCAAGCTATGCTGACTGGAAAATTTGGCGTGTTGGATATTTTGCGGCGGAGCTCGTGA
- a CDS encoding DNA cytosine methyltransferase — MKKRTAIDLFSGAGGLTQGLKQAGFNVIGAIESVPTYAESYQMNHPRVNLKVSDITKVDPIKYMEELGLMSGELDLLAGCPPCQGYSTIGTRNRGQRNDPRNELIYEVFRFATALQPKTIMMENVPALNKDVRLKRLIEELKNIGYHVDHKVLKMSNYGVPQGRRRMIMLASRLDNIKVVKQEVDEDKVVTVRDAISLLPIAGLSNDPLHDALSNPTEKVKRLITMIPKDGGSRTDLSEEYQLECHKRTNGFKDVYGRMAWDKPAPTITGGCNNPSKGRFLHPEEDRVITLREAALLQTFPVNYKFSFRSGKAGVATMIGNALPPAFIEFHARNIIEHLNTTCLC, encoded by the coding sequence GTGAAAAAACGAACAGCAATTGATCTTTTCAGTGGGGCTGGTGGATTAACGCAAGGCTTAAAGCAGGCTGGTTTTAATGTTATTGGCGCCATTGAAAGTGTGCCAACCTACGCCGAAAGTTATCAAATGAACCACCCAAGGGTTAATCTCAAGGTTAGTGATATTACAAAGGTGGACCCGATTAAATATATGGAAGAGCTCGGCTTAATGAGTGGAGAATTAGATTTGCTAGCTGGCTGTCCGCCGTGTCAGGGCTACTCAACGATAGGTACTCGCAATAGAGGTCAAAGAAATGACCCGAGAAACGAGCTTATCTATGAGGTGTTTCGTTTTGCGACAGCGCTTCAGCCAAAGACTATCATGATGGAGAATGTACCAGCACTCAATAAGGATGTTCGATTAAAAAGATTAATTGAAGAGCTTAAAAATATTGGTTATCACGTCGACCATAAGGTATTAAAGATGTCTAACTATGGAGTCCCCCAGGGTCGTAGGCGTATGATTATGCTAGCTTCTCGACTTGATAATATAAAAGTTGTAAAGCAAGAAGTTGACGAAGATAAAGTAGTAACTGTTCGCGACGCTATATCACTTCTGCCAATTGCTGGGTTGAGTAATGATCCACTGCATGATGCCTTGAGTAATCCTACTGAAAAAGTGAAAAGACTTATTACTATGATTCCAAAAGACGGCGGTAGTCGTACCGATCTCAGTGAAGAATATCAACTTGAATGTCATAAACGAACGAATGGATTTAAGGATGTCTATGGTCGTATGGCGTGGGATAAGCCTGCACCGACTATTACGGGAGGATGTAATAACCCGTCAAAGGGTCGATTTTTACATCCAGAGGAAGATCGTGTTATTACACTTCGAGAGGCAGCGCTTTTGCAGACATTCCCTGTTAATTATAAGTTTTCGTTCAGATCGGGCAAAGCTGGTGTTGCTACGATGATTGGAAATGCTTTGCCGCCAGCATTTATTGAGTTTCATGCACGTAATATAATAGAGCATCTCAATACAACTTGTTTGTGTTAA